Below is a genomic region from Deinococcus aquaedulcis.
GGGGCGGGCCGTGTCAGGATGCCGTCATGACCCACGAGCACGACCAAGCGAATATGGAGCAGATCGCTTGGCTGCGTGCGGCCCTGGAGCAGGCGGGCGCCGTGCCCCCCGAAGCGGGGGCCGGCGCCCCTGTTTCGCCCTCTACCCCAGCGCCCACGCCTCCAGCCACCGACGTAGCCAGCGACCCCGTGGCCTGAACGCGGAGGCCAGCCCCGCCCTGGGGCGAACGAGGTGAATGTCCGCGAAAGAGAGGGGCGCGGGCGGCCTTGAAGGTTTTGGCCCCAAGTTAGGGCTGGGAAGCCCTATGAACGCACGGGATCAGGTACAGGAGAGGGTCAGCGCCTTCTCCCCACACCCACCTGGCCGGCCTATTCCAGCGCGCTGTGGCCAGTCAGGTGGCGGCCGATGATCAGGGTATGGATGTCGTGGGTGCCCTCGTAGGTGTCCACCGTTTCCAGGTTCAGCATGTGGCGGATCACCGGGTACTCGGTGGTGATGCCGTTGCCGCCCAGCAGTTCGCGGGCCAGCCGGGCGCCCCGCAACGCGGCGCGCACGTTGTTTCGTTTGGCGTAGCTGACCTGCGCGTGATTCATGGTGCCGCCGTCTTTCAGGGTGCCCAAGCGCCACGCCAGCAGCAACCCCAGGCTGTGGTCGGTGGCCATGCGGGCCAGCTTGTCCTGCACGAGTTGCCGGGCCGCCAGCGGCTTGCCGAAGGTGGTGCGGCTGCCCACGTAGTCCAGGGCCGCGCCCAGCACCGCTTCCAGGGCGCCCATGGCCCCCCAGGCAATGCCGAAGCGGGCTGAACTCAGGCAGGAGAGCGGCGCGCCCAGGCCCCGCGCGCCGGGCAGCCGGTGGTCGGCGGGCACGCGGCAGTCGGTCAGCACGATTTCGCCAGTGACGCTGGCGCGCAGGCTCTGTTTGCGCTCGATCTTGGGAGCCGCGAAGCCGGGGGTCTCGGTGGGGACCAGGAAGCCACGCACGGCGCCCTCGTCGTCGCGGGCCCAGACCAGGGCCACGTCGGCCACCGGGCTGTTGGTGATCCACATCTTGGCGCCGTTCAGCACGTACTGGTCACCGTCGCGCACGGCACGGGTGCGCATGGCGCCGGGGTCACTGCCGCCGTCGCTTTCGGTGAGGCCAAAGCAGCCGATCAGCTCGCCGCTGGCCAGCCCGGGGAGCCAGCGCGCTTTTTGCGCCTCGCTGCCGTAATTCAGGATGGGCAGCATGACCAGGCTGCCCTGCACGCTGGCGGCGGACCGCAGGCCGCTGTCCACCCGCTCAAGTTCGTACATCATGGCGCCGTAGGCGCTGTGGGAGGTGCCCGCGCCGCCGTAGGCCTCGGGGGTGGTGGGGCCCAGCAGGCCCAAGGCGCCAAAACAGCGCATCACGTCGCGCACGGGCAGCTCGCCCCGGTCCCACCACGCGCCCACCTGGGGCAGCAGTTCCGCGTCGCAGAAGGCGCGCACGCTCCGGCGCACCTGCCGTTCATCGGGCCCAAGCAGGTCCTGCACCGCGAATTCATCGAACATGCTTCACTGAATAGCAGATAGGCCTGGGGCAAGGGCGCTGCTGGCCCGTTACGGCGCCGGGGTGCCTTCGGCGGGCACGTACAGGCAGACCTGCCGCCGGCCCTGCCGCTTGGCCGCGTACATCGCCTCATCGGCGCAGCGCTGCAGCGTGCCCAGGTCGGGCCCCGCCTGGGGCGTGACAGCCACGCCCACCGACGCGGAGACATGGACGGTGGCGCCTGTCCTGGGGAGGGTGTAGGGGCGCGAGAGGGTGTCTAACAGCTTGGTCGCCACCAGTTGCGCGTCGCCCGGGTGGCGCAGGCGGGTCAGAAACACCGCGAATTCGTCGCCTCCCAGCCGGGCCACCAGATCAGCCCCGCGCAGGCCGCCCCGCAGGCGCCCGGCCACCTGCACCAGCAGGTCGTCGCCCGCCGCGTGCCCGTGGGTGTCGTTGACCGGCTTGAAGCCGTCCAGGTCCAGAAACACCACCGCGCATTCGGCCTGTCCCGGCTGGGCCAGCAGCGCCTCGGCACGGGCACGGAACTGGGCGCGGTTGAGCAGGCCCGTCAGCGGATCGTGGCTGGCCTGCTGCACCAGGACGTGGCGGTCCTGCAGGAGGGTATTGTGGTCTTCAAGCAGGGCGCGCAGTTGCTGGCGCTGGGTTTCGGCTTCACGGCGCAGACGCTCAAGCTGCACCTGATCGCGCAGCGCCCGCGCCCGGCGGTCCAGGTGTTCGGCGTGCAGGGCGCGCTCCAGGGCGTGGTGGGCGGCCAGGGTCTCGTAGGCCGCGCGCCAGTCCTCGCGCTGGCGGTGCGCCTCGCTGAGCAGGCGCAGGGCCTCGCATTCCCGGGCGCGCAGGCCCCAGTGCCGGGCGTGGGTCAGGGCGGCGTTCAGGGGGGCCTGGGCGTCCTCCGGATGCCCGGCAGCCAGGGCCACCTGCCCCAGCACGGTCAGGGCGTGGGCGGCGGTGTCCCAGTCGGCGGCGCCCTCGGCCTGGGTGACGGCCGGGGCCAGCGCCTGTGCCGCCCCCTGGGCGTCGTCCACGCGGCCCAGGTGCAGCAGACACAGGACGCGGTAGGTGGCGAACACCAGCGCGTGGTGGCGCAGGCCCGCCTGCCGGGCGCTCTCCTCCTGAGCCGCAATCAGGGCCAGGGTCCGCGCGTACTCGCCCAGGGCGTAGCGGTCTATCACGATGTTGCTCACGCCGGTGAGGAGGTGGGTGTCGTCGCCCAGTTCCTCGGCCAGGGCCACCACCTGTTCGTGGGCCTGCAGGGCCAGGGCGTGATCGCCCAGTTCGGTGTGGACCAGCCCCACGTTGTTCAGCAGCCGCAGGCGCCCGAAGGTGTCGGCCGGGGGCACGCGGCGCAGACCTTCCAGAAACAGTTCCAGCGCGCGGGCGTAGTCGCCCTGGCGCAGCGCGCAGGCCCCCAGGCCGCTCAGCGCCCGGCAGACCAGCGACGCATCGGGGACCTCTAGCGCCAGGACGCGGCGGTACAGGGCCTGGGCTTCGGCATAGCGGTTCTGAAAGAGGGCCGGGGCCGCCGCTGTGCACAAGGCGCGGGCCAGCAGGACCGGGTCGGCATCCAGGGCTTCGGCCTGCGCCAGCGCTCCGGTGGCCAGGGCCTGCGAACGCGCCGGGTCAGTGTCCAGGGCGGATTCGGCGGCGGCCAGCTGCGCCAGCAGCGCGGCGTGGGCCTCTGGCGGGGCCGGGTCTGCCCTGCCACCGCCAAAGGAAGTCATGGCTCCACTGTAAAAGGTGCCTGCGCCGGGGTCCAGGGGCTGGGGAGCCGGAGGGGCCGCCCAGACGTGAACCGCCCTTCACGGAACCCGTCGCCGGGGTGCGGTCCAGCTTCAGAGGCCTTCAGCCGGTCCGCACCTCGCCGGCCTGGGCCACCCATCATCCTGCCCACAGGAGGCTTCCCATGACCCAGTGCCTGCCGTGCTCTCCCCTGCCCGCGCCCCACGGAGCAACGCCATGAAGCCGCCCGTCACGCCCCGCGTGCACGGGATCATTGACTATGTGGCCTGCGCGGGGCTGCTGGTGCTTCCCCGGGTGCTGGGGCTGTCGCCCGCCGCGCGGGCCCGGTCGCAGGCGTTTGCGGCGGCGTATCTGGCGCTGACGGCGGTCACGGACTTTCCCCCGGCCCTGCGCCGCACCGTGCCCTTTCCCTGGCATGGCCGAGCCGAGTTGCTGAGTGTGCCGCTGGTGCTGCTCTCGGCGCGGGGCGAGGGCCCCAGAGAGGGGCGGTACTTTGCCGGGGCCGCCGCGATGGTGCTGACCGCTTTCATCAGCACCGACTGGGCGGCCGACCCGGACCGCTAAGCCCGTGCCCGCACCTGCCCGCCGCCGATCCATACGCCCGCAATATCGGCTGGGGTGCCGGTGGCAAAGGCGGCAGCCAGAGCGCGTTCTGGGCTGGCCGCGTGGCGGAACACCGCGTCCAGAGGGGTGCCGGACGGGGGCGAGAGGTGCACGGCGTCAAACTGCTGGCCCGGCAGGAATGAGCCCACCTGCGCATCCAGGCCCAGCGCCTGGGCCCCCGCCCGGGTGGCGAGGTACAGCAGATGGGCGGGCGTCAGGGGAACGCCCGCCTCGCCCATCAGGTTCTGCATGAAGTGGGCCTGCAAGCCTTCTTTGAGCAGCGAAAAGCCGGTGCCACCGCCCACATCGCTGCCCAGGGCCACCGGCACGCCGGCCTGCAGGTGACGGCGCAGGGGAAAGAAGCCGCTGCCCAGGGCCGAATTGCTGCAGGGGCAGTGCGAAACGGCGCAGCCCCGTTCGGCCAGCACGCCCAGTTCGCGGTCCGAGGGGTGGATGTTGTGGGCCAGGACGCCGCGCGCATTCACCAGCCCGGCGCGCTCGTAGGTGTCGAGGTAATCGCGGGCGCCGGGGAACAGGCCGCGCACCACTTCCACCTCGCGCACGTTCTCGTTGATGTGGCTGGTGAACAGCACGCCTGGAAACTCGGTCATCAGGGCGGCACAGGCGTCCAGGATGCCCTCGGAGGCCGAGAGGGAAAAGCGGGGCGTGACCGCGTACAGGGCGCGGCCCACGCCGTGCCAGCGCTCGATCAGGGCCTTGCCCTCGGCGTAGGCGCGCTCGGGGGTGGTGTGCAGTTCATCCCGCAGCAGGCGGTCACTCACCACCTGTCCGGCCACGGCGCGCAGGCCCACGCGGGCGGCTTCCTCGAAAAACAGGTCCACCGCCGAGGCGAAGTGCGAGCCAAAGACCAGCGCGGTGGTGGTGCCCGCACCCAGCAGGCCATCCAGAAAGTCCCGGGCCACGGCGCGCGCGTAGGTGTCGTCGGCCAGCCGGGCTTCCTCGGGCAGAGCGCACCCCTCCAGCCACGCCAGCAGCGGCAGGCCCAGCCCGCCAATTACCCGCACCTGGGGCAGATGGACGTGGGTGTCAATGAAGCCGGGCAGCAGCAGGCCGCCGCGCAGGTCGGTCACGGGGGCGGCCGGGTGGGCCGCGCGCAGGGCCGCGAAGTCGCCGCTGGCCTGAATCACGCCCCCCGACACCAGCAGGCCGCCGTCTTCATGGGCACGCAGGGCATCAGGGTGGGTAAAGGGACTTTCAGGGGTGTGCAGGAGGGTCGCGCGGTACAGAACAGAGGTCATAACTTCCTTTGGGGTGGGGGTGGGGACAGAGGGGGGCTTTGACGAGGCTTCAGGGCGCCTCTTCACCAGGGCCCTCTGGAAACAGCAGCGGCGCGAGTTCGGCGGCCACGGCCAGGGCGATCATGGCGGGGTGCTTGCGGGCCGGCCCGGTCATCAGGGCCGGGAGGCCGATGGGTGTGGTCACGCGGGCCAGGACGTCTGGGGGGTGGCCCAGCGCGGCCAGTTGCCCCTGAAACCGCGCCCACTTGGCCGAGGACCCGATCAATCCCACCGAGCCCCAGTCGGGGCGGCGCAGGGCCGCGTCCAGCAGGGCGGCGTCCTCGGCGTGGTCGTGGGTGAGCAGGCGCAGATGGGTGCGCGGGGGCAGGTCGGCCAGCACCAATTCGGGGATGGGCGCGTGGTGCACATGCAGGGTCGCGGCGCCGCCGTCCAGGGGGGCCAGCCGCTCCGGGGTCAGCTGGGCGGCGCGCGAGTCAATGAGATGCAGGGCAAGCGGCAGGC
It encodes:
- the xdhC gene encoding xanthine dehydrogenase accessory protein XdhC: MNWREALNALHARGEAGVLVTVAAARGHTPREAGAKMLVGAGHTWDSVGGGNLEATAVARARVLLAGGAGAPELLTLRLTDRAPNEHGRQCCGGEVTLLLEPFLTARPAVAVFGAGHVGLELARMLSRLPLALHLIDSRAAQLTPERLAPLDGGAATLHVHHAPIPELVLADLPPRTHLRLLTHDHAEDAALLDAALRRPDWGSVGLIGSSAKWARFQGQLAALGHPPDVLARVTTPIGLPALMTGPARKHPAMIALAVAAELAPLLFPEGPGEEAP
- a CDS encoding diguanylate cyclase domain-containing protein; translation: MTSFGGGRADPAPPEAHAALLAQLAAAESALDTDPARSQALATGALAQAEALDADPVLLARALCTAAAPALFQNRYAEAQALYRRVLALEVPDASLVCRALSGLGACALRQGDYARALELFLEGLRRVPPADTFGRLRLLNNVGLVHTELGDHALALQAHEQVVALAEELGDDTHLLTGVSNIVIDRYALGEYARTLALIAAQEESARQAGLRHHALVFATYRVLCLLHLGRVDDAQGAAQALAPAVTQAEGAADWDTAAHALTVLGQVALAAGHPEDAQAPLNAALTHARHWGLRARECEALRLLSEAHRQREDWRAAYETLAAHHALERALHAEHLDRRARALRDQVQLERLRREAETQRQQLRALLEDHNTLLQDRHVLVQQASHDPLTGLLNRAQFRARAEALLAQPGQAECAVVFLDLDGFKPVNDTHGHAAGDDLLVQVAGRLRGGLRGADLVARLGGDEFAVFLTRLRHPGDAQLVATKLLDTLSRPYTLPRTGATVHVSASVGVAVTPQAGPDLGTLQRCADEAMYAAKRQGRRQVCLYVPAEGTPAP
- a CDS encoding acyl-CoA dehydrogenase family protein, translating into MFDEFAVQDLLGPDERQVRRSVRAFCDAELLPQVGAWWDRGELPVRDVMRCFGALGLLGPTTPEAYGGAGTSHSAYGAMMYELERVDSGLRSAASVQGSLVMLPILNYGSEAQKARWLPGLASGELIGCFGLTESDGGSDPGAMRTRAVRDGDQYVLNGAKMWITNSPVADVALVWARDDEGAVRGFLVPTETPGFAAPKIERKQSLRASVTGEIVLTDCRVPADHRLPGARGLGAPLSCLSSARFGIAWGAMGALEAVLGAALDYVGSRTTFGKPLAARQLVQDKLARMATDHSLGLLLAWRLGTLKDGGTMNHAQVSYAKRNNVRAALRGARLARELLGGNGITTEYPVIRHMLNLETVDTYEGTHDIHTLIIGRHLTGHSALE
- the guaD gene encoding guanine deaminase, with the protein product MTSVLYRATLLHTPESPFTHPDALRAHEDGGLLVSGGVIQASGDFAALRAAHPAAPVTDLRGGLLLPGFIDTHVHLPQVRVIGGLGLPLLAWLEGCALPEEARLADDTYARAVARDFLDGLLGAGTTTALVFGSHFASAVDLFFEEAARVGLRAVAGQVVSDRLLRDELHTTPERAYAEGKALIERWHGVGRALYAVTPRFSLSASEGILDACAALMTEFPGVLFTSHINENVREVEVVRGLFPGARDYLDTYERAGLVNARGVLAHNIHPSDRELGVLAERGCAVSHCPCSNSALGSGFFPLRRHLQAGVPVALGSDVGGGTGFSLLKEGLQAHFMQNLMGEAGVPLTPAHLLYLATRAGAQALGLDAQVGSFLPGQQFDAVHLSPPSGTPLDAVFRHAASPERALAAAFATGTPADIAGVWIGGGQVRARA